One genomic region from Stutzerimonas decontaminans encodes:
- a CDS encoding ABC transporter substrate-binding protein gives MSFFRKSASAILASSLIASAAQAEISNDEIRIGYLADMSGTYRDLSGPGGLEALKMAVEDFGGKVDGKKIVVFHADDLNKPDVGANTVRQWIDERNVDMVTGMVASSVVLAASKVVEQGGKLALISGAAASSITNEFCSPNHIHWTYDTYALANGTAKAVLADGGKSWFILTADYAFGHAMETDITKVVEGEGGSVVGKVRHPFPSNDFSSYMLQAQGSGAEVIALANAGADTVNSLKTASEFGVTQSGQKLAGMVVFLNDIHAMGLDVTQGLMLTTGWYWDMNDETRAWAKRYYERTKRMPGMVHAGIYSATTHYLNAVKAAGTDETVAVRAQMAKTPVNDMFAKDGRIREDGRMVHDMYLVQVKTPAESTGEWDLYKIVSTIPGEQAYRPISETQCTKLVAKD, from the coding sequence ATGAGCTTTTTCCGCAAGAGCGCGAGCGCCATCCTGGCTTCTTCCCTGATCGCTTCGGCCGCCCAGGCCGAGATCAGCAACGACGAAATCCGCATCGGCTACCTGGCCGACATGTCCGGCACCTATCGCGACCTCTCCGGCCCGGGCGGCCTGGAAGCGTTGAAGATGGCGGTGGAGGATTTCGGTGGCAAGGTCGACGGCAAGAAGATCGTTGTCTTCCATGCCGACGACCTGAACAAACCGGACGTCGGCGCCAATACCGTGCGCCAGTGGATCGACGAGCGCAACGTCGACATGGTGACCGGCATGGTCGCCAGCTCCGTGGTGCTGGCGGCAAGCAAGGTGGTGGAGCAGGGCGGCAAGCTGGCGCTGATCTCCGGTGCCGCGGCGTCCAGTATCACCAACGAGTTCTGCTCGCCGAACCACATCCACTGGACGTACGACACCTATGCGCTGGCCAACGGCACGGCCAAGGCTGTGCTCGCCGATGGCGGCAAGAGCTGGTTCATCCTCACCGCCGACTATGCCTTCGGTCATGCCATGGAAACCGACATCACCAAGGTGGTGGAAGGCGAGGGCGGCAGCGTCGTCGGCAAGGTTCGCCATCCGTTCCCGAGCAATGATTTCTCTTCCTACATGCTGCAGGCGCAGGGTTCCGGTGCCGAGGTGATCGCCCTGGCCAACGCTGGTGCCGACACGGTCAACTCGCTGAAAACCGCCAGCGAGTTTGGCGTTACCCAGTCCGGGCAGAAGCTTGCCGGCATGGTGGTGTTCCTCAACGACATCCATGCCATGGGCCTGGATGTGACGCAGGGCCTGATGCTGACCACCGGCTGGTATTGGGACATGAACGATGAAACCCGCGCCTGGGCCAAGCGCTACTACGAGCGCACCAAGCGCATGCCGGGCATGGTGCATGCCGGCATCTATTCGGCCACAACGCATTATCTGAACGCTGTAAAGGCCGCCGGCACCGACGAAACCGTCGCGGTGCGTGCACAGATGGCCAAGACCCCGGTCAACGACATGTTCGCCAAGGACGGCCGTATCCGTGAGGACGGCCGCATGGTGCATGACATGTACCTGGTGCAGGTCAAGACACCGGCCGAATCGACTGGCGAGTGGGACCTGTACAAGATCGTCAGCACCATTCCGGGCGAGCAGGCCTACCGGCCGATCTCCGAGACCCAGTGCACCAAGCTGGTCGCCAAGGACTGA
- a CDS encoding branched-chain amino acid ABC transporter permease, translating to MTNPANVQAASLRQASVVRERRHAAARRQKIFYAVLLVIALLAPLAVYPVFLMKLLCFALFACAFNLLLGYAGLLSFGHAAFFATGGYITGYMLSSYSGLSTELGILAGTLASTVLGALFGMLAIRRQGIYFAMITLALAQLVFFVFVQAPFTGGENGLQGVPRGHLFGLVDMKNNMAMYYFVLAVFVIGFAIIQRTIHSPYGQVLKAIRENEPRAVSLGYNVDRHKLLAFVISAALAGLAGATKTVVFQLASLTDAHWHMSGEVILMTLLGGVGTILGPLVGATVVVTLQSSLSNGPLGEWVHVILGVIFVLCVLLFRSGIVGWLERLVKRNFK from the coding sequence ATGACGAATCCGGCAAACGTGCAGGCCGCATCGCTGCGGCAGGCCAGTGTGGTACGCGAGCGCAGGCACGCGGCCGCACGGCGGCAGAAGATTTTCTATGCGGTGTTGCTGGTGATCGCGCTGTTGGCGCCGCTGGCGGTGTATCCGGTGTTCCTGATGAAGCTGCTGTGCTTCGCCCTGTTCGCCTGCGCCTTCAACCTGCTGCTCGGCTACGCGGGGCTGCTGTCCTTCGGCCATGCGGCGTTCTTTGCCACCGGCGGCTACATCACCGGCTACATGCTGAGCAGCTACAGTGGGCTCAGTACCGAGCTGGGGATACTCGCCGGCACCCTGGCCTCGACGGTGCTCGGTGCGCTGTTCGGCATGTTGGCGATCCGCAGGCAGGGCATCTACTTCGCGATGATCACCCTGGCGCTGGCGCAGTTGGTGTTCTTCGTCTTCGTTCAGGCGCCGTTTACCGGGGGCGAGAACGGTCTGCAGGGCGTGCCGCGCGGGCATCTGTTCGGCCTCGTCGACATGAAGAACAACATGGCCATGTACTACTTCGTGCTGGCGGTGTTCGTCATTGGCTTCGCCATCATCCAGCGCACCATTCACTCACCGTACGGCCAGGTGCTCAAGGCCATCCGCGAGAACGAGCCGCGTGCGGTGTCGCTCGGCTACAACGTCGATCGGCACAAGCTGCTGGCGTTCGTGATTTCCGCGGCGCTTGCCGGCCTGGCCGGCGCGACCAAGACCGTGGTGTTCCAGCTGGCCTCGCTGACCGATGCGCACTGGCACATGTCCGGCGAAGTCATCCTGATGACCCTGCTCGGCGGCGTCGGCACCATCCTCGGCCCGCTGGTTGGCGCCACCGTGGTGGTGACGCTGCAGAGCTCGCTGTCGAATGGCCCGCTGGGCGAGTGGGTGCACGTCATTCTCGGGGTGATCTTCGTGCTCTGCGTGCTGCTGTTCCGCTCTGGCATCGTCGGCTGGCTGGAACGGCTGGTGAAGCGCAACTTCAAGTAA
- a CDS encoding PilZ domain-containing protein: MAEQTILSKDELTFIRKLMQRNGSTSAERTTGFRIDGGAQSNELLLQLAARANLSLQAEFEDFRMSFPLQLREDELHSLDLQLAPPVIYERGPTTRAWRLHLDEPLPLLKNDGGESSLSVHELSPHGLLVDAGKDRKPPKHFHLRLALPDDTPLEIDAHRVRELKGGMAAYEVEYTQEKDAERIRSFLYRQHQRLHPDLQPEVPADLV; the protein is encoded by the coding sequence ATGGCGGAACAGACGATACTCAGCAAAGACGAACTGACCTTCATCCGCAAGTTGATGCAGCGCAATGGCAGCACCAGCGCCGAGCGCACGACAGGCTTTCGGATCGACGGCGGCGCGCAATCCAACGAACTGCTGCTGCAGCTGGCCGCTCGCGCCAACCTGTCATTGCAGGCGGAATTCGAGGATTTCCGCATGTCCTTCCCGCTGCAGCTCAGGGAAGACGAATTACACAGTCTCGACCTGCAGCTGGCGCCGCCGGTGATCTACGAGCGCGGGCCAACCACACGTGCATGGCGCCTGCATCTGGACGAGCCGCTGCCCCTGCTGAAGAACGATGGCGGCGAAAGCTCGCTCAGCGTCCATGAGCTGTCTCCGCACGGCCTCCTGGTAGATGCCGGCAAGGATCGCAAGCCGCCCAAGCACTTCCACTTGCGTCTGGCGCTTCCGGATGACACCCCGCTGGAGATCGACGCTCATCGTGTTCGTGAGCTCAAGGGGGGGATGGCCGCCTACGAAGTGGAATACACCCAGGAAAAGGACGCCGAACGCATCCGCTCCTTCCTCTATCGCCAGCACCAACGTTTGCATCCCGATTTGCAGCCTGAGGTGCCCGCCGATCTGGTGTAA
- a CDS encoding ABC transporter ATP-binding protein: MTPPMDRDQLRVSDLHAFYGESHILHGVDLVVGRGELVTLLGRNGAGRSTTLRAIMNMVGRRTGSIVVNGNETIGMPAHQIPRLGVGYCPEERGIFASLSVEENLLLPPTVRSGGMSLDELYEMFPNLYERRFSQGTRLSGGEQQMLAMARILRTGANLLLLDEITEGLAPVIVQKLGEVLIKLKQRGLTIVLVEQNFRFAAPLADRHYVMEHGRIIEEIEAAELDSKKDFLNSCLGV, encoded by the coding sequence ATGACCCCACCCATGGACCGCGATCAGCTGCGCGTCAGCGATCTTCACGCCTTCTACGGCGAGTCGCACATTCTGCATGGTGTCGATCTGGTGGTCGGCCGCGGCGAGCTGGTGACCCTGCTCGGACGCAACGGCGCCGGGCGCTCCACCACGCTGCGGGCGATCATGAACATGGTCGGGCGCCGCACCGGCTCCATCGTGGTCAACGGCAACGAGACCATCGGCATGCCGGCCCACCAGATTCCGCGGCTGGGCGTTGGCTACTGCCCGGAAGAGCGCGGCATCTTCGCCAGCCTGAGCGTCGAGGAGAACCTGCTGCTGCCGCCGACGGTGCGCAGCGGCGGCATGAGCCTGGACGAACTCTACGAGATGTTTCCCAACCTCTACGAGCGCCGCTTCAGTCAGGGCACGCGGCTCTCCGGCGGCGAGCAGCAGATGCTGGCCATGGCGCGCATCCTGCGCACCGGTGCCAACCTGCTGCTGCTCGACGAGATCACCGAAGGCCTGGCGCCGGTCATCGTGCAGAAGCTTGGCGAGGTACTGATCAAGCTCAAGCAGCGCGGCCTGACCATCGTCCTGGTGGAGCAGAACTTCCGCTTCGCCGCGCCGTTGGCCGACCGCCATTACGTCATGGAGCACGGCCGCATCATCGAGGAGATCGAGGCGGCGGAGCTGGATTCGAAGAAGGACTTCCTCAATTCCTGTCTCGGGGTGTGA
- the cysZ gene encoding sulfate transporter CysZ encodes MPVSALSGPQYLREGLRLVLSPGLRLFVILPLTVNVLLFFGLIWFAVGQFSGWVDTFMPNLPTWLAFLEYILWPLFVALVVLMVFFSFTMLANIIAAPFNGFLAEKVEVVVRGEDAAPPFSWAELLAMLPRTIGRELRKLAYFAPRALALLVLSFIPVLNLAAAPLWLLFGVWMMAVQYIDYPADNNKLSWADMMGWLRQRRWQSLSFGAVTYAALLVPVLNLLIMPAAVAGATLFWVREGGPNRQLDRQG; translated from the coding sequence ATGCCCGTATCCGCCCTTTCCGGCCCGCAATACCTGCGCGAAGGCCTGCGCCTGGTGCTCAGCCCGGGGCTGCGTCTGTTCGTGATCCTGCCGCTGACGGTGAACGTGCTGCTGTTCTTCGGCCTGATCTGGTTCGCGGTCGGCCAGTTCAGCGGCTGGGTCGACACCTTCATGCCCAACCTGCCGACCTGGCTCGCCTTTCTCGAATACATCCTATGGCCCTTGTTCGTCGCGCTGGTGGTGCTGATGGTGTTCTTCAGCTTCACCATGCTGGCCAACATCATCGCCGCTCCGTTCAACGGCTTTCTGGCGGAAAAGGTCGAGGTGGTGGTACGCGGTGAGGATGCCGCGCCGCCCTTCAGCTGGGCCGAACTGCTGGCCATGCTGCCACGCACGATTGGCCGCGAACTTCGCAAGCTGGCCTATTTCGCGCCGCGTGCCCTGGCGCTGCTGGTGCTTTCATTCATCCCCGTGCTGAACCTTGCTGCCGCACCGTTATGGCTGCTGTTCGGCGTATGGATGATGGCCGTTCAATACATCGACTACCCGGCAGACAACAACAAGCTGAGCTGGGCGGACATGATGGGCTGGTTGCGCCAGCGACGTTGGCAAAGCCTGAGCTTTGGTGCGGTGACCTACGCGGCACTGCTGGTACCGGTATTGAACCTGCTCATCATGCCGGCGGCGGTGGCGGGTGCAACGTTGTTCTGGGTTCGCGAGGGCGGCCCGAATCGACAGCTGGATCGACAAGGCTGA
- a CDS encoding DUF1244 domain-containing protein, whose amino-acid sequence MNDQERTELEAAAFRRLVQHLRTRPDAQNIDLMNLAGFCRNCLSKWYKAAADDLEIEVSIDQAREEVYGMPYSEWKKRYQKEATAEQQAAFDKAQKE is encoded by the coding sequence ATGAACGATCAAGAACGCACCGAACTGGAAGCCGCTGCCTTCCGCCGCCTGGTCCAGCACCTGCGCACCCGTCCCGATGCCCAGAACATCGACCTGATGAACCTCGCCGGTTTCTGTCGCAACTGCCTGTCGAAATGGTACAAGGCTGCCGCGGACGATTTGGAGATCGAAGTCAGCATCGACCAGGCCCGCGAAGAGGTGTATGGCATGCCGTACAGCGAATGGAAGAAACGCTATCAGAAGGAAGCGACTGCCGAGCAGCAGGCCGCTTTCGACAAGGCACAGAAAGAATGA
- the folX gene encoding dihydroneopterin triphosphate 2'-epimerase has protein sequence MPRLEPAMARIRVKDLRLRTYIGIKEEEILNRQDVLINLTMLYPAAEAVRENDIEQALNYRTITKAIIQHVEDNRFALLERLTQEILDLVMRYPQVRYAEVEVDKPHALRFAESVSITLAAHRD, from the coding sequence ATGCCCAGACTGGAACCCGCGATGGCGCGCATCCGCGTCAAGGATCTACGCCTACGCACTTATATCGGCATCAAGGAAGAGGAAATCCTCAATCGCCAGGACGTGCTGATCAATCTGACCATGCTCTACCCGGCCGCCGAGGCGGTGCGTGAGAACGACATCGAACAGGCACTGAACTACCGCACCATCACCAAGGCGATCATCCAGCACGTCGAAGACAATCGCTTCGCCCTGCTTGAACGGCTGACCCAGGAGATTCTCGACCTGGTCATGCGCTACCCGCAGGTGCGCTACGCCGAAGTGGAAGTCGACAAACCCCACGCGCTGCGCTTCGCCGAGTCCGTATCGATCACCCTGGCAGCGCATCGGGATTGA
- the folM gene encoding dihydromonapterin reductase, giving the protein MHQAPILITGASQRIGLHCAERLLEDGFPVIVTYRRERDSIDRLRTLGAHTLKADFSDEAGITGFIAALRQQTASLRAIVHNASEWRPDAPGQEAEAFRQLFQVHMLAPYLINLHCADLLRHGGPADIVHIGDDVTRKGSKKHIAYAASKAGLDNLTLSFAASLAPAIKVNGIAPALIQFNADDDAEYRRKALAKSALGIEPGAEVIYQSLRYLLDNPYVTGTTLTVNGGRHLI; this is encoded by the coding sequence ATGCACCAGGCCCCGATTCTCATCACCGGTGCCAGCCAGCGGATCGGACTGCATTGTGCCGAACGGCTGCTGGAAGACGGCTTCCCGGTTATCGTCACCTACCGCCGCGAACGCGACAGCATCGACCGACTGCGCACGCTCGGCGCTCACACGCTGAAGGCAGATTTCAGCGATGAAGCAGGTATCACGGGCTTTATCGCCGCACTCCGACAGCAGACCGCAAGCCTGAGAGCGATCGTCCACAACGCCTCCGAATGGCGCCCGGATGCGCCCGGGCAGGAAGCCGAGGCGTTCCGTCAGCTGTTTCAGGTGCACATGCTCGCGCCCTACCTGATCAACCTGCACTGCGCCGACCTGCTGCGCCACGGCGGGCCGGCGGACATCGTGCATATCGGCGACGACGTCACCCGCAAAGGCAGCAAGAAACATATCGCCTACGCGGCAAGCAAGGCGGGTCTGGACAACCTGACGCTGTCTTTTGCGGCCAGCCTCGCCCCGGCGATCAAGGTCAACGGCATCGCCCCGGCATTGATCCAGTTCAACGCGGACGACGACGCCGAATATCGCCGCAAGGCATTGGCCAAGTCCGCGCTGGGCATCGAACCCGGCGCCGAGGTGATCTATCAGAGCCTGCGCTACCTGCTCGACAACCCCTACGTCACCGGCACCACACTGACCGTGAACGGCGGCCGCCACCTGATCTGA
- a CDS encoding HopJ type III effector protein produces the protein MKDLKDFRASLRNRNHAFSETLAFIEGAYDYQPSRFVNGTLENAAGENEGSCKTLGLALLEGFSTEEALLAFGEHYQAVLANPNGSDHRNIRALMETGLPGVRFDTQPIKRKQ, from the coding sequence ATGAAAGACCTGAAGGATTTCCGCGCCAGCCTGCGCAATCGCAACCACGCGTTCAGCGAAACACTCGCCTTCATCGAAGGCGCTTACGACTATCAGCCGAGCCGCTTCGTCAACGGCACACTGGAGAACGCCGCCGGCGAGAACGAAGGTTCCTGCAAGACGCTGGGCCTGGCGTTGCTGGAAGGGTTCAGTACAGAAGAGGCTCTGCTTGCATTCGGCGAGCACTATCAGGCGGTACTGGCCAACCCGAACGGCAGCGACCACCGCAACATTCGTGCGCTGATGGAAACCGGCCTGCCCGGCGTGCGTTTCGATACCCAACCCATCAAACGCAAGCAATAG
- a CDS encoding branched-chain amino acid ABC transporter permease, producing the protein MTLVFGVPLSVLLGQLLLGLINGAFYALLSLGLAIIFGLLRIINFAHGAQYMLGAFVAFLGLNYLGVSYWFALVLAPLVVGCLGMAIERGLLRRIAGEDHLYGLLLTFGLALIVEGSFVKLFGVSGSSYPMPELLRGGFNLGFMFLPTYRAWVIVAALVVCLATWYVIERTRLGSYLRAGTENPKLMQGFGINVPLLVTLTYGYGVALAAFAGVLAAPIYAVTPGMGSNLLIVVFAVVVIGGMGSILGAIITGIAMGLIEGLTKVFYPEAANTVVFLVMVAVLLIRPAGLFGKEA; encoded by the coding sequence ATGACTCTCGTATTCGGCGTACCCCTGAGCGTGCTGCTCGGGCAGTTGCTGCTCGGTCTTATCAACGGGGCGTTCTACGCGCTGCTGAGCCTGGGCCTGGCGATCATCTTCGGCCTGCTGCGCATCATCAACTTCGCCCATGGTGCGCAGTACATGCTGGGCGCCTTCGTGGCCTTCCTCGGGCTGAACTACCTGGGTGTGAGCTACTGGTTCGCGCTGGTGCTGGCGCCGTTGGTGGTGGGTTGCCTGGGCATGGCCATCGAGCGCGGCCTGCTGCGGCGCATTGCCGGTGAGGATCACCTTTACGGATTGCTGTTGACCTTCGGCCTGGCGCTGATCGTCGAGGGCAGCTTCGTCAAGCTGTTCGGCGTGTCCGGCTCGTCCTATCCGATGCCGGAGTTGCTGCGTGGCGGCTTCAATCTCGGCTTCATGTTCCTGCCGACCTACCGCGCCTGGGTGATCGTCGCCGCACTGGTGGTGTGCCTGGCGACCTGGTACGTCATCGAACGCACGCGGCTGGGTTCCTATCTGCGCGCCGGCACCGAGAACCCGAAACTGATGCAGGGCTTCGGCATCAACGTGCCGCTGCTGGTGACCCTGACCTACGGCTACGGTGTGGCTCTGGCGGCATTCGCCGGCGTGCTGGCTGCGCCGATCTACGCGGTGACGCCGGGCATGGGCTCGAACCTGCTGATCGTGGTGTTCGCCGTGGTGGTGATCGGCGGCATGGGCTCGATCCTCGGTGCCATCATCACCGGCATCGCCATGGGTCTGATCGAGGGGCTGACCAAGGTGTTCTATCCGGAAGCTGCCAACACCGTGGTGTTCCTGGTCATGGTGGCGGTGTTGCTGATTCGTCCTGCGGGACTCTTTGGTAAGGAGGCATGA